The window AGCAAAGAAATGCACTGGACGACCGACGAAAGGCAAGCAACGAATGGCTGGAGTATCTTCAGATGTTCTACgcaaaagagaagggaaagggaactcTACGCGAAAGAAGGAAAATCAAttgtggagagaagggaaaacgaacgtggaagagggaaaagaaaagagaaagagaaatttaatgaagggcatttttgtccattcacacctaaattgtcctaaaactcttcattttgaaaagttatccCAAAAATCATTTAAccctctttttttaacctatttttggcaatttccctaAAAACTTCTCTTTCTGATATTTTTTTCTCCCTCTAACCCTATATTTCCAATATCAATATAGCAATATGAATATGGGTTTTACTCTCTTTTCTTGTTCTATAGGAtgatataattttattataaataattaataacatttttaaaaaaattaacaaactagaacaaaactaataaacaacaaaatttattatacttgatttttctatgaagtgtaaatattttatcaaatgtattatttttatgattttcctaacatttatttaatttcattgtaactttttattttatttaaaattgaataaataaaggggtcttttcaaaaatataaaaaaagggcaaagtatttacattgtatagaacaattccgaaaatgaaaaaagcccggaggcccactgtgtaaaatataaaaaatgcctCGTTAACaatgtgcgtaatatatttggtaacgcgatttgatacacgatcgtttagatttggctaccccaaatctaaactatttttttaaaatttggtacacgatcgtttagatttggctacacgatcgcttagatttggggttccaaatctattttttttttcaaaatttggtatacgattgtttagattttgctaaacgatcgtctagccaaatctaaacgatcgtgtagccaaatataaacgatcatgtaacccaagtaattaaacgatcgtgtagcaaattaaacgatagaaattggaaaaataaatctaaacgatcgtgtaccacaaatctaaacgatcgtgtaccacaaatctaaatgatcgtgtaccaaatcgtgttaccaaatatattatgcgcgcaTTGTTGATGGAgtatcttttgtattttacacgttgggtctctgggctttttccatttcggaattgttctatagtgtaaatattttgccgcttttttatatttttgaaacgaccccttttaattatgaaaattttgttattttccattttgatttAAGAAAGTTTTATCATTCTTTTAATACTAATGACCTCAGCTCACTATAAAGAGTTGGATCCTTATAAGTACATTGAGTttgtttgtatatatatatatatatatatatatatatatatatatatatatcattttttattctattataTTTCCTCCTATTTGTGTTTTGCTTGAAATCCTAGTCGATTCACAACAGATgtataataatttaaaagaaaaagttatcCAAATTCTATGCTTATTTGGAAGATCAAATTATGTTTCAATTTGGATTGGTAATTTCCTTCATTTTAGAGATGGGCAATCCACAACCCTTCACTTCAAAAGATTTGTTCAAAATATTCCCTAGTGGTCTTTGGAGCACTCATTTTGactttgatttaatttaatttggtaCTTTATTCTCAAAATGTCAATCAATTTATCAAAAGTTCTAAAAAAGAGCTCACccatttgatttgattttgaaTTCTCAACCACATAAATTGCCATGTGTGTTTATGCCTTGCTCCCACTTAAAGAAAAGATTCTTCTTAAAAACGATGAATTTCTtaattccttttatttttaatattattatgagAGAACAAAGGTGCATTACAGAATTTTGAATGTTTGATTTGGAATATTGGTGTTTATAATAAATTATCTTTTAAGATACGCTTTTGCTCCTTCAACTTTCATCAAAGTGGAAGATTTTTTTTCCAACAAGACTTTAGTTGACAGCGGTTCAATTTCGATACGTTCGTAATGTTACGATTTAGTTTCTAAACCATGCAACGAACAACAGTTTAAGGTACGTTTAGATTATCTATAGAAAAAAGTGTTATTCAATgatacattttcttttaaatacttttttttaaatgagtttaaaatttaaatacttATATGTTTGGTTAAATATTTTTACAAGTGTTTATATACATAATTTTAGGAgtcttttaaaatatatgacaaaccaacaaagtatttacactctatagaacaattccaaaaacgaaaaaaacctaAAGGTCCACagtataaaatacaaaaaatgctttgTCAACCACGCTTCAACAACGCACGCATAATATATTTACTACatgatttggctattgtttggtgcacaattgtttagatatgactacaatttattttttcaattctattgtttaattttgttatatttaaatttggttacacaattttttagatttaatcgtttagatctggacccaaatctaaaacgatttttttaattcttttgctacacgattatttattcttttttacacaattatttagatttgtttacacgttCGTTTAGTTTTGtctaaaggttttttttttttttaattcttttagtacacgatcgtttagatatgtttACCcaatcattaatttttttcacacaatcatttacatttggctactccaatctaaatgattttttttcaagattctttatacacgatcttttagattttactattttttgtacatggtcgtttaaatttgggttgtcatttagatttggttacccgaatttaaacgacataaaaaaaagaagaaagacgatggaaagaaatcgtagcggaaaaaaaaagagaaaataagaaagacgatggaaagattaaacgacataaaaaaagaattagaaaagaagaaagacaatggaaagaaatcgtagaaggaaaaaaagaagaggaaaagaaaagagagatgAATCGCAACGAGGAGAAAGAGATGAATCGCAACGAgcagaaagacgatgaaagaatcgcagagaggaaaagaagaaatgctgaaggcaaacctaaaatatttaaaaaaaaatgactaatttcatGTGTTCTATTATATAGATAATAAATAGCTTGGTGTTTTGCTActtttatgaaagtttcccataattttgtttaaaaatatatttttctcacattttggttttgagtgttttttttaaattgattatttttcaatctcactttttaaaatacattttgaAAAGTTACCAAACacctcaaatttttttaaaatgatttttttcaatttaaacaCTTTAAAAAGTAATTCAAACAAACCATTGATCTTCGTactttataatttataacaatGTAATCCTTATCGTAAAATTGTTGTTGGCTTTGATAAAAACTTTTGTCGATGTAGATCAATATAAATTGATCCAAGATCATATCATTTTATATACTATAATTAATAAGTTATTATGTAATAAACATTGCCACTTTATTTGTATGTGAATTTTCATGATAGAAATTAAATGTTAAAAGTAGTAAAGTAtgctaaattattatttattcaatttttagTCACAAAATTTATAAGGATATGAATTAAATCATTATCTCTTAAATTATTAAATCATTCcctcttaaattttcaaaaattaaattattaccTCTTAAAAGTTTAggacaaaaatatttttaacctTGTGTGATTAAAGGTTATGTACTTGTTTTGAAATGAACATTTTCAACTTATTTTTGTTGCAGCCTTTATACTACATGTTTATTTTTCAATGCATATATACTATCTAATTTAGACTAAAGAGGTGATTATAAGTTAGAATAATAGGCGATTTTGAAATGtagcaaaatgaacaaaattaTTTACGAAAATATGACAAAAGTTTAAATTCTATTCATGATAATCACCCGTAGACACctattttttaagtttattaGTGTTCATCATCGATgaaatctgaaattttgttatattttataaatattttcaacagttctgtaatttataaaatttctaTAATGCTATatgataattaaaaagaaacaatgatgacAATCTTGACCTTTTATATAATAGCTAGATATATGATCGTTGTTGTCAAAGACGGTGGTCGGAGGTTAACTAGTGAGGGATCTACTAGTGGTGACGGTAGAAGTTTTTTCATACAAATTAAGAAAGATTAGCTATTAAGCAGAATTTTATGTatgaaaaagaattaaatttaatataatatttctcCTTCAAGGTTGAAAGTTCTTTAAAAGTTGAAAGTTCGATCTATGGCTCTTACGATTTTTGTCGTAAAAAAAAAGTGAGTTATAATTTAATGTTTATGATTTGACAAAATCTTAATACATATAAATATAGTCTAATAAAATTCTAAAGAATAAAAGGTTATAACATTTTTACAAAAGAATAAAAGGTTATAACATTTTTACAAAAGAATAAAAGGAAATGGTAGTAAGAGAGAGGCATTGAATATCAAAGGAAGCAACTACGCCACGCCCAAAATTCCGCTGTTGAATTGGTATAGCAAAGTTCTAAGAACGTGCCACCCAAATACAAACCCAAACAATCTCCAACTGTCTACGCTTCACTTTACAGTTACATTCAAACTTCAAACTCGCCGGAAAAACCCCACCCACGAATCCGATCGACTCATTCTTCATCGGACCAAATTTTTTCACTCCTCAATCGAAATGGGTTCTGTTGATTTGGGTTTGTGCGGCCATGGTTGATCATTCCGGCGATTAAGATGAGTGGTTCTAAAGATTTGAGGAAATGGGGTTGTTGCAGTGTTAGGGATTGCTTTCGCTATGGACGCGGTTCCTGGGTCGGTGGGTACTGGTGCCAGTTTTTCTTTGAGATTGGGGCAGACTGCGTTCTCCTCTGCTTCGCTTCTTTTCATGTCGTTGGGTGTTGAGTTCTACAGCTATACCGCTTTCTGGTGATTGATTCTCTTCTCTCCTTTTGGGTTGATTGCTTTGATCCGAATGGTttgtttgcttttttttttttctcttttattctGTGTTCTCTGGGGTTTTTGTTGAATGTTTGTTCTTCGATTTTTGTTCGCTCTGTTGTTTGGGGGTGTGGATGATTTCCAGAAGACGGGGTGATTGGATTTGAAAATTTGTGGAATTGAGTTTTGTTGGGATTTGGGTATATGTTCTTCTGATGGATGGATTGTGAAGAACTTGATATTTGTTCCTTTCTTGCCTAATTGGTGTCCAAATTGGAGGGTTACCATCCATATTTTAGTTGGGATATGTGAAGCTTTTGAATGTCCTGTTTCAGAAGAGgctataaaatattaaatttacattCACTCGACTAGTTACCTCAAATGATGACATTTAGTATCAAATTAGATATCTCTtttaatgatataatattaactTACCTTCATCCATTAATTTAAGATCTGAGTTAATCGATTATTTAGATTTACCTTtgcttaaaaaattaaaaatgaaaaatagtgTTAATGATGTAACATTGGATTTTACCTCCATTCTTAAatttaagcttttgggtgaatgTTAATTTGAACACGTCCATTAAATAATGTATTGAACTGTCGGTGACTTAGTCTTGAACTGTGTGTTTATAGAGTTTTTTCTTCCAAAAAGAAAGTTTTAATTGCTTTCTGAACTTGATAACATCATTTTTGATATACGTGTCTCATAGGTCTATTTAGCtctatattattttattctaacaAGATCCAAATTAGTTCAATGGACATCTTATgtcaactttttttttgttaattgaACTTTTTTAAGATTTAGTGACTAAGTAAACAAACTGGCTCTGagtttaatatttataattacttccttgtataatttaaaagtattTCCTTGTCATCTTGGCTAGAATGTTTTTTAGTTCAAAGAAAATTGAACCTTTCACTTCAACCAGAAGATGTTATGTTTTAATCATTATGCTCAAGTTAGCTTGTCCTTTTGTGGTGTTAGTTTGGCTTTTGTCGTGGTTTTCTTTTTGGTGATTGCATTTCTTTTCATGCATAGATGGTTTCCtacttcatttaatttttctcCATCTGGCATGAGTTTCATATCCCATTTATTCTGTACAATTGAGATTCATTCATCTAACCATACAGCCTCTTAGGATTTGCTTCAAACATGGGTTATATGCAAATAACATCATTCAAGAATATTTGCATACCTTGTTACACAGATTTGTGAAATGTCCTGCCAAAACAACTGCAGCTTCTATACTTTACTTGAATGAAAGCCAATAAAGTTTAACAAATAACTCTGCACAAATGTTTACTAGCTTAACAAGACTAATCGAGTCAATTACTAAATAGTTTGTGTGCGATATTTACTATATGGGAGTATTCGGTTTAAATAATACAGTTGATGAGATTATCCAAACTCCCCCGTCTAAACAGTTTGTGTGCGATATTTACTACATGGGATGTTCCTTTTGATGTTTATATCTCACTTGATGAATTTCATTGCAGCTACCTTGTGACAGTGATGGGTTTGGTCATACCCTGGAGCTTCACTTTGGCATTGGTTGATGGCTACTCTGTTCTTGTAAAATGTCCTCTTCGACAGCCCGGAATACTCGCAATCATCGTCGTTGGAGATTGGGTAAGTAGATTACTTTTGGAATTGGATTGAACTTTCGGTTTTCGGATGCCTGAGTTTTTAGTTTCCAAAACATATGCATGGAGAACAGGTCCTGTCTCTTCTGACATTAGCCGCTGCTTGCTCGACAGCAAGCGTCGTGGATATTCTTCTTCACTTGGATGGTTCGTATTGCCCATCGAAGCTTTGTAggagatatcaaatatctgctGCCATGGCTTTCTTTTCATGGTTTTTGTCTTTTGCTTCTTCCCTTTTCAATCTTTGGTTACTTCCATCCTTATAATCTCCGGTCTTTTTTATTACTAATTTGCAGAAGTTTTtgtgtttctttctttcttttttttttttttttttttttttatatttttaatttttaagtcTAGCAAATGTTCAATATATATAGACTTTACACATTTTGTTTTGAAGTAGAAATTTGTACATTTATATTGTTAAAGTGAAATAAGAGTTTTCAATCTTCTttaatttgtaattattttgacagcctttttttattaaaaaatttattagtattattattattattttatttattctcGTCTAACTTCAAGGAAAAATTGACAAAAGTAACAcgttttcattttcaaaagtagcatattttttttaaattcgtTTTTCTTGATCAATCTCAAGGAGATTTTGGTCAATCATGGCGAGATCGACCACCAAGatttcctaaaatattaaaattttccaaCTTATGTGTAGACAagattttacatttttttaaatctttccaaatcttatttaattgtttatttttcaaaacaattattcatatcttcctaaatcttaactaaaattTGCTacttgtttttaataaattttttttaaaagataaaaaaatttaaataagatGGGAAAAGATTTGAAAAATTGTAGAATATCGATCTAATTGTCTATGGGATGTACCGATTAAATCCAAAACAAAGGAAAACtttaatattttaggaaaatctCAGAAAACTTAAGATATTTTAGAGAAATCTCGATGGTCAATCTTGTTCAAGACTGATAGAGAAAAactagttttaaaaaatgtgcTATTTTTATAACGAAACCATGtgctatttttttaatttctcaatTTCAAGGCAACCAAAATGATTAAAAGGATTATtcgttttatttttattcttttttaagaatATGAGATCTTAATTATAAACATGACAAGAGTGTGTATATTTGCAAATGTATTGATTTATTAGTAAGAGAGAATGAACttacatttcaaaatcaatacACAAACAAAATACAATGAAATAAAAAGAGACCGCAAccaatcaaaagaaaaaaaaaaactcaaagaaAAATGTCTCAAATCATTTGGATTATGAAGGAGAAGTCTCAAGTCGCTAAAATTTTCTAATTGAACAACTAA is drawn from Cucumis melo cultivar AY chromosome 11, USDA_Cmelo_AY_1.0, whole genome shotgun sequence and contains these coding sequences:
- the LOC103498442 gene encoding CASP-like protein 5C1 — protein: MDAVPGSVGTGASFSLRLGQTAFSSASLLFMSLGVEFYSYTAFCYLVTVMGLVIPWSFTLALVDGYSVLVKCPLRQPGILAIIVVGDWVLSLLTLAAACSTASVVDILLHLDGSYCPSKLCRRYQISAAMAFFSWFLSFASSLFNLWLLPSL